Proteins found in one Lycium ferocissimum isolate CSIRO_LF1 chromosome 6, AGI_CSIRO_Lferr_CH_V1, whole genome shotgun sequence genomic segment:
- the LOC132060254 gene encoding DNA repair RAD52-like protein 2, chloroplastic isoform X2 has product MCKLKSYSTRASLLQVKALDCNSNNNNNYSSTGDVTSCKNATSSSSVSNTNYVVQLDKSSSSCITRPLAEILRDLNNIIKADDGDDHYTWYHANQMLSFYAPGWCGEVRNVISPDNGSVTVVYRVTIRGSDGEAETGKVPKG; this is encoded by the exons ATGTGCAAACTCAAAAGTTATTCTACTAGAGCATCTTTACTACAAGTCAAAGCTTTGGATTGCAACagtaacaacaataacaactacaGCAGCACTGGTGACGTCACCAGCTGTAAGAACGCCACGTCGTCATCATCAGTTTCGAACACGAACTACGTGGTGCAGTTAGATAAGTCTTCTTCATCTTGCATTACTCGTCCTTTAGCTGAGATCCTACGTGACCTGAACAATATTATCAAAGCTGATGATGGGGATGATCACTATACCTG GTACCACGCTAACCAGATGTTGAGCTTCTATGCTCCAG GCTGGTGTGGAGAAGTAAGAAATGTCATTTCCCCAGATAATGGAAGTGTGACGGTTGTTTATCGTGTCACCATACGCGGATCAGATGGAGAG